The following are from one region of the Novosphingobium humi genome:
- a CDS encoding winged helix-turn-helix transcriptional regulator, translated as MQESTFLSPAYPDVTASKRGDVFARNCPTRQLLDRVGDKWSILLLGMLGEGEMRFSALKRRVDGISQKMLAQTLRTLERDGLISRHVEPTVPVSVTYAITPLGRELLGALQWLIDWAETRMGAVAEAQIAYDLRMAD; from the coding sequence ATGCAAGAGAGCACTTTTCTTTCACCAGCTTACCCCGACGTAACCGCCTCGAAACGGGGCGATGTGTTCGCGCGCAATTGCCCCACCCGACAATTGCTGGACCGGGTGGGCGATAAATGGAGCATCCTCCTGCTCGGCATGTTGGGCGAGGGGGAGATGCGCTTCAGCGCGCTCAAACGCCGGGTCGACGGCATCTCGCAAAAGATGCTGGCGCAAACGCTGCGCACGCTCGAGCGCGACGGGTTGATCTCCCGCCATGTCGAACCCACCGTCCCGGTCAGCGTGACCTATGCGATCACCCCGCTGGGGCGTGAATTGCTGGGCGCGCTGCAATGGCTGATCGATTGGGCCGAAACGCGGATGGGCGCGGTGGCCGAGGCGCAGATCGCCTATGACCTGCGCATGGCGGATTAG
- the cutA gene encoding divalent-cation tolerance protein CutA, protein MSVPVPVLIWSPFPDADSAKAVSRALVEAGLAACANILPAMESVYAWQGAVHEGAEVGVLFKTNADLRESCIERLRGLHPYEEPAILGWECPLSLPATMAWLGALKG, encoded by the coding sequence GTGAGCGTACCTGTTCCTGTGCTGATCTGGAGCCCCTTTCCCGATGCGGACAGCGCGAAGGCGGTCTCTCGCGCGCTGGTCGAGGCGGGCCTTGCGGCCTGCGCCAATATCCTGCCCGCGATGGAATCGGTCTATGCGTGGCAAGGTGCGGTGCATGAGGGGGCCGAGGTCGGGGTGCTCTTCAAAACCAATGCCGATCTGCGCGAAAGTTGCATCGAGCGCCTGCGGGGCCTGCATCCTTATGAGGAGCCAGCGATTCTGGGCTGGGAATGCCCGCTTTCGCTGCCCGCGACCATGGCCTGGCTGGGCGCGCTGAAAGGGTGA
- a CDS encoding 3'(2'),5'-bisphosphate nucleotidase CysQ, which yields MLDRARLEAIVRRAGQIAMEQWPGDNKSLEIFGKSDGTPVSSADLAVDAFLRTQLHDLLPSAGWLSEETIDAPNQREGELVWLVDPIDGTRDFIRGRTGWAISVALVSNHRPLLAMLHAPARAEFWQAEAGHGAFCNGARLSASTRGQLSGARVPTRSLPAEDADMAMVDQPNSIALRIAMVAADRADLVATLRWGYEWDIAAAALIAREAGAAISDARGGKLNYNKLDPRVFGVAVSAPAIHADLIERLAERARLLSQRP from the coding sequence ATGCTTGATCGCGCGCGTCTCGAAGCCATTGTCCGCCGGGCCGGGCAGATTGCCATGGAACAATGGCCGGGCGATAACAAATCGCTGGAAATTTTCGGAAAATCGGACGGCACCCCGGTATCCAGCGCCGATCTTGCGGTCGATGCCTTTCTGCGTACGCAATTGCATGACCTGCTGCCCAGCGCGGGCTGGCTGTCGGAAGAAACGATCGACGCGCCGAATCAGCGCGAGGGCGAATTGGTCTGGCTGGTCGATCCGATTGACGGGACGCGCGATTTCATCCGGGGGCGCACCGGCTGGGCGATCTCGGTGGCGCTGGTCAGCAACCACCGGCCCCTGCTGGCGATGCTGCACGCCCCAGCGCGCGCCGAATTCTGGCAGGCCGAGGCCGGGCATGGTGCCTTTTGCAACGGCGCGCGGCTCTCCGCCTCGACGCGAGGGCAATTGTCGGGCGCGCGTGTTCCCACGCGCAGCCTTCCAGCCGAGGATGCCGATATGGCGATGGTGGATCAGCCCAATTCCATCGCCCTGCGCATCGCCATGGTGGCCGCCGACCGGGCCGATCTGGTGGCGACGCTGCGATGGGGCTATGAGTGGGATATTGCCGCTGCTGCCCTCATCGCGCGCGAGGCGGGCGCGGCGATCAGCGATGCGCGAGGGGGCAAGCTCAATTACAACAAGCTGGATCCGCGCGTGTTCGGCGTGGCGGTGTCGGCGCCCGCGATCCATGCCGATCTTATCGAGCGTCTGGCCGAGCGCGCGCGTCTGCTCTCGCAGCGGCCATAA
- the rpsI gene encoding 30S ribosomal protein S9: MSEEFSALAEIGTAPVAAAPAAPLRAREVDAQGRSYATGRRKDAVARVWIKPGTGKITVNGRDQEVYFARPTLRLVINQPFGVADRSGQYDVVCTVKGGGLSGQAGAVKHGIAQALAKFEPALRGAVKAAGFLTRDPRVVERKKYGRAKARRSFQFSKR, encoded by the coding sequence ATGTCTGAAGAATTCTCCGCTCTGGCCGAAATCGGCACCGCTCCGGTGGCCGCTGCTCCTGCCGCTCCGCTGCGCGCTCGCGAAGTCGACGCTCAGGGCCGTTCGTATGCCACCGGCCGCCGCAAGGACGCCGTGGCCCGCGTCTGGATCAAGCCCGGCACCGGCAAGATCACCGTCAACGGCCGCGATCAGGAAGTGTACTTCGCTCGCCCGACCCTGCGCCTCGTAATCAACCAGCCCTTCGGCGTGGCTGACCGTTCGGGCCAGTATGACGTTGTCTGCACCGTCAAGGGTGGTGGCCTTTCGGGTCAGGCCGGCGCTGTGAAGCACGGTATCGCCCAGGCTCTGGCCAAGTTCGAGCCCGCCCTGCGCGGCGCCGTCAAGGCCGCCGGCTTCCTGACCCGCGACCCGCGCGTCGTTGAACGTAAGAAGTACGGCCGCGCCAAGGCTCGCCGCAGCTTCCAGTTCTCGAAGCGTTAA
- the rplM gene encoding 50S ribosomal protein L13, which translates to MKALTKVTRSVKPAEVEKKWHLIDAEGLVLGRLAVIIANTLRGKHKPTFTPHVDTGDHVVVINADKVRLTGNKLKNKVYYKHTGYAGGIKEVTAAKVLEGRFPERVIEKAVERMIPRGPLGRQQMRALHLYAGAEHPHAGTQPQPLDVAALSRKNKVGA; encoded by the coding sequence ATGAAGGCTCTCACCAAGGTCACCCGGTCGGTCAAGCCGGCTGAGGTGGAAAAGAAGTGGCATCTGATCGATGCCGAAGGTCTGGTGCTCGGCCGTCTTGCCGTCATCATCGCCAACACGCTGCGCGGCAAGCACAAGCCCACCTTCACGCCCCACGTTGACACCGGCGACCATGTTGTCGTGATCAACGCCGACAAGGTGCGTCTGACCGGCAACAAGCTGAAGAACAAGGTGTACTACAAGCACACCGGTTACGCCGGCGGTATCAAGGAAGTTACCGCTGCCAAGGTTCTGGAAGGTCGCTTCCCGGAACGCGTGATCGAAAAGGCTGTGGAACGCATGATCCCGCGCGGCCCGCTCGGCCGTCAGCAGATGCGCGCCCTGCACCTCTATGCCGGTGCTGAGCACCCGCATGCCGGCACCCAGCCTCAGCCGCTGGACGTCGCCGCCCTCAGCCGCAAGAACAAGGTTGGTGCGTAA
- the sucC gene encoding ADP-forming succinate--CoA ligase subunit beta: MNVHEYQGKELLAKFGVAIPAGYPALSVEEAVAAAKQLPGPLYVVKSQIHAGGRGKGKFKELPADAKGGVRLAKSLEEVESHAKEMLGNTLVTVQTGEAGKQVNRLYVTDGVDIAKEYYISLLVDRATGRVAFIVSTEGGMDIEAVAHDTPEKITTVTIDPATGFQPHHGRSIAFALKLKGDTNKQAQVLAKQLFDAFVSLDCSMLEINPLVEDVNGNLLVLDTKMSFDSNALFRHPDVFAMRDETEEDPAEIEASKYDLAYIKLDGNIGCMVNGAGLAMATMDIIKLNGAFPANFLDVGGGATTEKVTAAFKIILSDPAVEGILVNIFGGIMKCDVIAAGIIAAAKDVNLSVPLVVRLEGTNVELGKELLNNSGLPIVAANDLGDAAKKIVAEVNKAK; encoded by the coding sequence ATGAACGTCCATGAGTATCAGGGCAAGGAACTGCTGGCCAAGTTCGGCGTTGCCATTCCGGCGGGCTATCCGGCCCTGTCCGTTGAAGAAGCCGTTGCAGCCGCCAAGCAGCTGCCCGGGCCGCTCTATGTTGTGAAGTCGCAGATCCACGCCGGTGGCCGCGGCAAGGGCAAGTTCAAGGAACTGCCCGCCGACGCCAAGGGCGGCGTCCGTCTGGCCAAGAGCCTCGAAGAAGTCGAATCGCACGCCAAGGAAATGCTCGGCAACACGCTGGTGACCGTGCAGACCGGCGAAGCGGGCAAGCAGGTCAACCGCCTGTATGTCACCGACGGCGTTGACATCGCCAAGGAATATTACATCTCGCTGCTGGTCGATCGCGCCACCGGCCGCGTCGCCTTCATCGTGTCGACCGAAGGCGGCATGGACATCGAAGCCGTCGCCCATGACACGCCCGAAAAGATCACCACGGTCACCATCGACCCGGCCACCGGCTTCCAGCCGCACCACGGCCGCTCGATCGCCTTCGCGCTCAAGCTGAAGGGCGACACCAACAAGCAGGCGCAGGTTCTGGCCAAGCAGCTGTTCGACGCTTTCGTGTCGCTCGACTGCTCGATGCTCGAAATCAACCCGCTGGTCGAAGACGTGAACGGCAACCTGCTGGTTCTCGACACCAAGATGAGCTTCGATTCGAACGCGCTGTTCCGTCACCCCGACGTGTTCGCGATGCGCGACGAAACCGAGGAAGATCCGGCCGAAATCGAAGCCAGCAAGTATGACCTGGCCTACATCAAGCTGGACGGCAACATCGGCTGCATGGTGAACGGCGCGGGTCTGGCCATGGCGACGATGGACATCATCAAGCTGAACGGCGCCTTCCCGGCCAACTTCCTCGACGTGGGCGGCGGCGCCACCACCGAGAAGGTGACGGCGGCCTTCAAGATCATTCTGTCGGACCCCGCGGTCGAAGGCATTCTGGTCAACATCTTTGGCGGCATCATGAAGTGCGACGTTATCGCGGCGGGCATCATTGCCGCGGCCAAGGACGTCAACCTGTCGGTTCCGCTGGTGGTTCGCCTCGAAGGCACCAATGTCGAACTGGGCAAGGAACTGCTCAACAATTCGGGCCTGCCCATCGTGGCGGCCAACGATCTGGGCGATGCCGCCAAGAAGATCGTCGCGGAAGTCAACAAGGCCAAGTAA
- a CDS encoding sensor domain-containing diguanylate cyclase: protein MNARVRALLLQYFGQSLLLCPIYFASALLALQLTRFNGGVAIVWPASAVLFSALAAMPHRRWAMALLLCFPAGALAIALRGFGGAYTLPLALAGLFEAWLAASLLRHMAPRFTRFESIRDVAGFLLVAGVIAPAASAFIGAWAAHGATGIPFFNAWRDWYGAHALSLVTFAPPIFLVLRRRRLDAAKFRRERLGEALVLLGGVSLATLATFGQNRIPLVVLPLVPMVAATFRLGRIGAVASLLILICGGLTGTMTGHGPTMLLHLDMSAKLLVLQGYFASVVLILLPVAAELESRRRLMQSLRDAEALHRLIVERTGDVIMRVNIDGTLRSVSESGARLWGYQAEELMGRSAYDLVHPEDEQAVFDARFQALCQPDSTVAVECRVMRKDGGSTWVESHMCATRDRRGAPNGTVSIIRDNSARRRLIENLAHEANTDPLTGLGNRRAFDRAMARDREAGGSGCLALFDLDHFKRINDVYGHATGDRILTLFATLLCGTVRAGDVVARLGGEEFGVLLRDVTLEQAGAICERVRTRLAESEGRSILGEVVRVTVSVGLTRLNPDLPPEEIFRQADAALYRAKGDGRNRMAIAA, encoded by the coding sequence ATGAATGCTCGAGTCCGCGCCTTGCTCCTGCAATATTTTGGGCAAAGCCTGCTGCTGTGTCCGATATATTTTGCCAGCGCGCTGCTCGCGCTGCAATTGACGCGCTTCAATGGCGGGGTAGCGATTGTCTGGCCGGCAAGCGCGGTGCTGTTCTCGGCGCTGGCGGCCATGCCGCATCGACGCTGGGCTATGGCGCTGCTGCTGTGTTTTCCGGCAGGCGCGCTGGCGATTGCGCTGCGCGGATTTGGCGGGGCCTATACGCTGCCGCTGGCGCTGGCCGGATTGTTCGAGGCATGGCTGGCCGCCAGCCTGCTGCGCCATATGGCCCCGCGTTTCACCCGGTTTGAATCGATCCGCGATGTGGCCGGTTTCCTGCTTGTCGCCGGGGTGATCGCGCCCGCCGCCTCGGCCTTTATCGGCGCATGGGCGGCCCATGGGGCCACGGGCATCCCCTTTTTCAACGCATGGCGCGACTGGTACGGTGCCCATGCGCTCAGCCTTGTCACCTTTGCTCCGCCGATCTTTCTGGTGCTGCGCCGCCGCCGTCTGGACGCGGCCAAATTCCGCCGCGAACGTCTGGGCGAAGCGCTGGTCCTGCTGGGCGGGGTGTCGCTGGCCACGCTGGCCACGTTTGGGCAAAACCGGATTCCGCTGGTCGTCTTGCCGCTGGTGCCGATGGTGGCGGCCACGTTCCGGCTGGGGCGGATCGGGGCGGTGGCCTCGCTGCTGATCCTGATCTGCGGCGGGTTGACCGGCACGATGACGGGCCATGGGCCGACGATGCTGCTGCATCTGGACATGTCCGCCAAGCTGCTGGTGCTTCAGGGCTATTTTGCCAGCGTGGTGCTGATCCTGCTGCCGGTGGCGGCCGAACTGGAATCGCGCCGCCGCCTGATGCAAAGCCTGCGCGATGCCGAGGCGCTGCACCGGCTGATTGTCGAGCGGACCGGCGATGTCATTATGCGGGTCAATATTGACGGCACCTTGCGCTCGGTGTCGGAATCCGGGGCGCGGCTGTGGGGTTATCAGGCTGAGGAACTGATGGGCCGCTCGGCCTATGACCTTGTCCATCCCGAGGACGAGCAGGCCGTGTTCGACGCCCGTTTTCAGGCGCTTTGCCAGCCCGATAGCACAGTGGCGGTCGAATGCCGGGTGATGCGCAAGGATGGCGGATCGACCTGGGTGGAAAGCCATATGTGCGCCACACGGGACCGGCGCGGCGCGCCCAACGGCACAGTGTCGATCATCCGCGACAATTCGGCGCGGCGGCGGCTGATCGAAAATCTGGCGCATGAGGCCAATACCGATCCATTGACCGGCCTTGGCAACCGGCGCGCCTTTGACCGCGCCATGGCCCGCGACAGAGAGGCGGGCGGAAGCGGTTGTCTGGCCCTGTTCGATCTGGACCATTTCAAGCGGATCAATGATGTCTATGGCCATGCCACGGGCGACCGCATCCTGACGCTGTTTGCCACTTTGCTGTGCGGGACGGTGCGCGCGGGCGATGTGGTGGCGCGGCTGGGGGGCGAGGAATTCGGCGTGCTGCTGCGCGATGTCACGCTGGAGCAGGCCGGGGCGATCTGCGAAAGGGTGCGCACCCGTCTGGCCGAGAGCGAGGGCCGCTCGATCCTGGGCGAGGTTGTGCGCGTGACGGTCAGCGTGGGCCTGACCCGGCTGAACCCCGATCTGCCGCCCGAAGAGATCTTTCGTCAGGCCGACGCCGCGCTCTATCGCGCCAAGGGCGACGGGCGCAACCGGATGGCCATCGCCGCCTAA
- a CDS encoding NAD(P)-dependent oxidoreductase yields MKVAVLGASGRAGSQITRELAARGHQVVAIARKPEAIPAADGVSAVAGDASDPSALADRIAGVDAVISALHFDISAQTLLSALRQAGVPRLLVTGGAASLKLPTGERLIDGPDFPEAWKGAAMGGITFLEDLRAVTDIDWTFFSPAAFIFEGPRLGTYRGGKDDLVVDETGESKISFADYAIAMVDELEAHNHPRTRFTAAY; encoded by the coding sequence ATGAAAGTTGCAGTGTTGGGCGCCAGCGGCCGCGCGGGATCGCAAATCACCAGGGAACTGGCCGCGCGCGGGCATCAGGTGGTGGCCATTGCGCGCAAGCCCGAAGCGATACCCGCCGCCGATGGCGTCAGCGCGGTTGCAGGCGATGCCTCGGACCCTTCGGCTCTGGCCGACAGAATCGCGGGCGTCGATGCGGTGATCAGCGCGCTGCATTTCGACATTTCGGCGCAAACCCTGCTGTCGGCGCTGCGTCAGGCGGGCGTCCCGCGTCTGCTCGTCACGGGCGGCGCGGCCAGCCTCAAGCTCCCCACCGGCGAGCGCCTGATCGACGGCCCGGATTTCCCCGAAGCATGGAAGGGCGCGGCGATGGGCGGCATCACCTTCCTTGAAGACCTGCGCGCCGTGACCGACATTGACTGGACCTTCTTCTCGCCCGCCGCCTTCATCTTTGAAGGCCCCCGCCTTGGCACCTATCGCGGCGGCAAGGACGATCTGGTCGTGGACGAGACGGGCGAGAGCAAGATCAGCTTTGCCGACTATGCCATCGCCATGGTCGATGAACTCGAAGCCCATAACCACCCGCGCACGCGTTTCACAGCGGCCTATTAA